The Coffea arabica cultivar ET-39 chromosome 4e, Coffea Arabica ET-39 HiFi, whole genome shotgun sequence genome includes a window with the following:
- the LOC113740559 gene encoding uncharacterized protein yields the protein MAIFAVIRLLRFLCLSASVYAVSALNSDGTALLSLLRHWTLTPPSIKSTWNASHSTPCSSWVGVQCHPSHQFFVVSLNLSGYGISGQLGPEISRLYHLTVLDLSFNAFSGSIPSQLGNSTRLQHLDLSSNNFTGRLPLALGNLYRLSYLSLYDNSLTGTLPRSLFSIPALHTVYLSTNRLTGTIPSNVGNASELVSLWLYGNHLSGTIPPSIANCTSLQELYLGDNQLVGSLPDALDSLEHLVYFDVSSNMLEGNVPFVSGNCKEMDTFVFSFNNFTGSIPPALGNCSSLTQFAAVSCALTGPIPPSFAQLGNLMNLYLSDNRLSGEIPPELGRCASLVDLRIEENQLVGQIPVELEKLSQLQSLFLFTNHLTGEIPLGIWKIQSLQNLLVYQNNLSGEIPIEITELKQLRNLSLFENQFTGVVPQGLGINSTLVQIDLTSNRFTGPIPPDLCFGNQLRKLNLGQNDFRGSIPPGVGSCSNLTRLILKQNHLTGIIPDFVENPNLVYINLSSNNLSGEIPISLANLTKVTSIDLSMNKLSGPIHPELGRLVELQAIDLSHNSLEGELPFQLSTCEKLSELEVSNNLLNGSIPASFRSLTELSTLGLSENRFAGDIPVFLFEFERLSTLHLGGNSFGGSIPASVGSPQAGENMRSLNLSSNRLMGQVPPELGRLDMLEDLDISSNNLSGSLGVLDNMHSLVFINVSHNHFAGPVPATLLKLLNSSPSSFEGNLGLCVNCLSGGSSSCTEKSFSRPCTIQSENKRGRSKVGTVMIALGSSLLCISLLGGLAYMFLRRKGPKLQNAIAAEGGASSLLNEIMEATENLSGKYVIGRGAHGTVYKASLSSGRVYAVKKVSSAGSRGGSKSMIREIQTIGAVRHRNLVKLEEFWFRKDYGLILYNYMKNGSLHDVLHERNPPLQLEWSIRYKIALGTAQGLSYLHFDCDPAIVHRDIKPMNILLDSEWEPHISDFGLAKLLDEQQAASMSCSAVIGTVGYIAPENAFTTTKSKESDVYSYGVVLLELVTRKKPLLDPSCSFNDGEGEEDLVSWVRSVWNEAEEIKDAVDPGLLDEFIDSSVMEQATNVLLVALRCTEKEPSKRPSMRDVVKQLTDAYPASASASTCRSKSNPLVCSYRN from the exons atggCAATATTTGCTGTGATTCGTTTGCTGCGTTTCTTGTGCTTGTCCGCATCTGTATATGCCGTATCTGCTCTCAATTCAGATGGAACCGCTCTCTTGTCACTTCTTAGGCATTGGACGCTTACCCCTCCTTCCATCAAATCTACCTGGAATGCTTCCCATTCCACCCCTTGCTCTTCTTGGGTTGGAGTCCAATGCCACCCCAGTCATCAATTCTTCGTGGTTTCTTTGAATCTTTCCGGCTATGGCATTTCTGGCCAATTGGGACCTGAAATTTCTCGTTTATATCACTTGACCGTACTTGACTTGAGCTTCAACGCCTTTTCTGGTTCAATTCCTTCCCAACTAGGAAACTCCACTCGTCTCCAGCACTTGGATCTCTCTTCCAACAACTTCACGGGACGACTGCCTCTCGCCCTCGGCAACTTGTACCGTCTTTCCTACTTAAGCCTGTACGACAATTCTCTGACTGGTACCCTACCCCGCTCCTTGTTTTCCATCCCAGCCCTTCACACCGTTTACCTCAGCACCAATCGACTGACCGGCACCATCCCATCCAATGTTGGAAACGCCAGCGAGCTTGTGTCTCTGTGGCTCTACGGAAATCACTTGTCAGGGACCATTCCGCCCTCCATAGCAAACTGCACTTCCTTGCAAGAACTCTATTTGGGTGACAACCAGTTGGTTGGATCATTACCGGACGCTCTCGACAGTCTTGAGCACCTGGTTTATTTCGATGTAAGCAGCAACATGCTCGAGGGCAACGTTCCTTTCGTTTCCGGGAACTGCAAAGAGATGGACACATTTGTTTTCTCTTTCAACAACTTCACGGGAAGCATTCCaccagctttgggaaattgcaGCAGCCTAACACAATTTGCTGCTGTCAGTTGTGCCTTAACCGGCCCAATTCCTCCCTCTTTTGCCCAACTAGGAAACCTGATGAATCTTTATCTCTCGGACAACAGGCTGTCAGGAGAAATTCCACCGGAGCTGGGACGGTGCGCGTCCTTGGTTGATCTGCGGATAGAGGAAAACCAACTAGTAGGCCAAATTCCAGTTGAGCTAGAAAAGCTCAGCCAGCTGCAGAGCCTGTTTCTCTTTACCAACCATTTGACTGGCGAAATCCCTCTTGGTATATGGAAGATTCAAAGCCTTCAGAATCTTCTAGTTTATCAAAACAATCTTTCTGGGGAGATACCCATCGAAATCACCGAACTAAAGCAGTTAAGGAACCTGTCTCTGTTCGAAAACCAGTTTACTGGAGTTGTACCTCAAGGACTGGGAATTAACAGCACCTTAGTGCAAATAGATTTAACTAGTAACCGATTCACGGGGCCTATTCCTCCGGATCTTTGCTTTGGAAATCAGTTGAggaagctgaacttgggccaaAATGATTTTCGAGGCAGCATTCCGCCTGGTGTCGGAAGCTGTTCTAATTTAACGAGGCTGATTCTCAAACAGAATCATCTCACTGGCATCATTCCTGACTTTGTAGAGAATCCCAACCTTGTGTACATAAACCTCAGCAGCAATAACTTGAGTGGGGAAATACCTATAAGCTTGGCGAATCTAACAAAAGTTACCTCTATTGACCTATCCATGAATAAACTCTCTGGGCCTATACATCCCGAGCTAGGAAGACTTGTGGAGCTTCAGGCCATAGATCTATCTCACAACAGTTTGGAAGGTGAATTGCCATTTCAACTGTCCACCTGTGAAAAGCTCTCGGAACTTGAAGTCAGTAATAACTTGTTAAATGGCTCGATTCCAGCCAGTTTTAGGAGCCTGACAGAGTTATCAACCTTGGGTCTGAGTGAGAATAGATTTGCGGGTGATATCCCAGTTTTTCTGTTTGAATTCGAAAGGCTCTCAACACTGCATCTTGGAGGAAATTCATTTGGCGGAAGCATTCCGGCATCAGTTGGATCACCGCAGGCTGGTGAAAATATGAGGTCGTTGAATTTGAGCAGTAACAGATTGATGGGTCAAGTTCCTCCTGAGCTCGGGAGATTAGACATGCTGGAAGATCTGGATATATCTTCCAACAATCTATCGGGAAGCTTAGGGGTCCTTGATAACATGCACTCATTGGTGTTCATAAACGTCTCCCACAATCATTTTGCTGGTCCAGTACCTGCAACATTACTCAAGCTCCTGAACTCGTCTCCTTCTTCATTTGAAGGAAATTTGGGTCTTTGCGTCAATTGTCTTTCAGGTGGCAGCTCGAGTTGTACGGAGAAGAGTTTCTCGAGACCTTGCACTATTCAATCGGAGAATAAAAGAGGCCGCAGCAAAGTAGGAACGGTAATGATAGCGCTGGGGTCATCATTACTTTGCATCTCACTACTCGGTGGGCTTGCTTACATGTTCCTGCGGAGGAAAGGACCTAAACTGCAAAATGCAATTGCTGCTGAAGGAGGTGCTTCTTCGCTGCTCAATGAAATAATGGAAGCCACGGAGAACCTGAGTGGTAAGTACGTGATTGGGAGGGGCGCGCATGGAACGGTGTATAAGGCTTCATTGAGCTCAGGTAGAGTGTATGCCGTAAAGAAGGTTTCGTCGGCGGGAAGTAGGGGTGGAAGCAAAAGTATGATCAGAGAAATTCAGACGATTGGAGCTGTAAGGCACCGGAACCTTGTCAAGTTGGAAGAATTCTGGTTTAGAAAGGACTATGGCTTGATTTTGTACAACTACATGAAGAATGGAAGCCTGCACGACGTTCTTCACGAGCGGAATCCACCTCTTCAATTGGAGTGGAGCATTCGTTATAAGATAGCGCTCGGCACCGCTCAAGGACTATCATATCTTCATTTTGACTGCGATCCCGCAATAGTGCACAGAGACATTAAGCCTATGAACATACTGTTGGATTCTGAATGGGAGCCTCATATATCCGATTTCGGGCTTGCCAAGCTTCTCGATGAACAACAAGCAGCTTCCATGTCATGCAGCGCAGTTATTGGAACTGTCGGGTATATAGCACCAG AGAATGCATTCACAACAACAAAGAGCAAGGAGTCGGACGTGTATAGCTATGGGGTCGTTCTGCTGGAGTTGGTAACTAGGAAGAAGCCACTGCTAGATCCTTCTTGTTCATTCAACGACGGGGAAGGGGAAGAAGACCTTGTGAGCTGGGTTCGGTCAGTTTGGAATGAAGCAGAAGAAATCAAGGATGCAGTTGATCCAGGGCTTTTGGATGAATTTATAGATTCGAGTGTCATGGAGCAGGCTACCAATGTTCTTTTAGTGGCACTGAGATGCACGGAGAAGGAGCCGAGCAAAAGGCCTTCAATGAGAGATGTAGTGAAGCAGCTCACAGATGCATACCCCGCTTCTGCTTCTGCTTCTACTTGTAGAAGCAAATCAAATCCATTAGTATGCAGTTATAGAAACTAA
- the LOC113741890 gene encoding uncharacterized protein, translating into MAGAGIHPYHQQWPPAAAPPPPPVAAPPPPPPPHPHPAPIPMDNHNRLPIDEVRTIFISGLPEDVKERELQNLLRWLPGYEASQVNFKGEHPMGFALFATPQQAIAAKDALRDLVFDAESNSILHTEMAKKNLFVKRGIVADSNAYDQSKRLRTGGDYTHTGYSSPSLFHPPPAPVWGPHGYMAPAPPPYDPYAGYPVAPVPMPAPAPVSAPSSYVPVQNTKDNPPCNTLFIGNLGENINEEELRSLFSAQPGFKQMKVLRQERHTVCFIEFEDVNSATNVHHNLQGAVIPSSGSVGMRIQYSKNPFGRRKDSNHPAVAPGANGAVPTMTYQ; encoded by the exons ATGGCTGGTGCCGGAATTCACCCCTACCACCAGCAATGGCCTCCGGCCGCAGCTCCTCCTCCGCCTCCAGTCgctgctcctcctcctccaccccCACCGCATCCTCACCCTGCTCCTATCCCCATGGATAATCATAACCGCCTTCCCATCGATGAG GTTCGGACAATTTTCATATCTGGGCTGCCTGAGGACGTCAAGGAGAGAGAGCTGCAGAACCTACTGAGATGGTTGCCGGGATACGAGGCGTCTCAGGTCAACTTCAAAGGCGAACATCCCATGGGATTTGCCCTCTTTGCCACTCCTCAGCAAGCTATTGCTGCCAAGGATGCCCTTCGG GATTTGGTTTTTGATGCCGAATCAAATTCGATATTGCACACTGAGATGGCCAAGAAGAATCTTTTTGTAAAGAGGG GGATAGTTGCCGACTCAAATGCATATGATCAGAGTAAACGATTGCGAACTGGTGGTGATTATACGCACACAGGTTATTCAAGTCCATCTCTTTTTCATCCTCCTCCAGCACCTGTTTGGGGGCCCCATGG GTATATGGCTCCAGCCCCCCCACCATATGATCCATATGCTGGTTATCCTGTTGCTCCAGTACCAATGCCTGCTCCTGCCCCTGTTTCGGCTCCAAGCAGTTATGTACCTGTTCAG AACACTAAGGACAACCCGCCATGCAACACACTGTTCATTGGAAATCTTGGAGAGAACATAAATGAGGAAGAGCTCAGGAGTCTTTTCAGCGC ACAACCTGGTTTTAAGCAGATGAAGGTATTGAGGCAGGAAAGACACACAGTCTGCTTCATTGAGTTTGAA GATGTCAATAGTGCTACCAATGTGCATCATAATTTGCAGGGTGCTGTCATACCTAGCTCTGGTTCGGTTGGCATGCGGATCCA GTATTCCAAGAACCCATTTGGGAGAAGGAAGGATTCCAACCATCCAGCAGTTGCTCCCGGTGCTAATGGAGCCGTGCCAACTATGACCTACCAGTAG
- the LOC113741607 gene encoding uncharacterized protein isoform X1, producing the protein MASTKVQRIMTQPINLIFRFLQSKARIQIWLFEQKDLRIEGRIIGFDEYMNLVLEDAEEVNIKKKTTKQLGRILLKGDNITLMMNTGK; encoded by the exons atGGCTAGCACCAAAGTTCAGAGGATTATGACCCAACCTATC AACCTGATATTCAGGTTTCTTCAAAGC AAAGCTCGAATTCAGATTTGGCTCTTTGAGCAGAAGGATTTGAGGATTGAAGGCCGCATCATT GGTTTTGATGAGTACATGAATTTGGTCCTGGAAGATGCTGAGGAAGTCAACATAAAGAAGAAGACCACGAAGCAATTGG GGAGGATACTTCTGAAGGGGGACAATATCACATTGATGATGAACAC GGGTAAATGA
- the LOC113741607 gene encoding uncharacterized protein isoform X2 — MASTKVQRIMTQPIKARIQIWLFEQKDLRIEGRIIGFDEYMNLVLEDAEEVNIKKKTTKQLGRILLKGDNITLMMNTGK, encoded by the exons atGGCTAGCACCAAAGTTCAGAGGATTATGACCCAACCTATC AAAGCTCGAATTCAGATTTGGCTCTTTGAGCAGAAGGATTTGAGGATTGAAGGCCGCATCATT GGTTTTGATGAGTACATGAATTTGGTCCTGGAAGATGCTGAGGAAGTCAACATAAAGAAGAAGACCACGAAGCAATTGG GGAGGATACTTCTGAAGGGGGACAATATCACATTGATGATGAACAC GGGTAAATGA